Proteins from a genomic interval of Zingiber officinale cultivar Zhangliang chromosome 1B, Zo_v1.1, whole genome shotgun sequence:
- the LOC121975885 gene encoding uncharacterized protein LOC121975885, which translates to MSEVKHSVSCDGFVAVDVDELAQQLVVNSNDSSSGSPRLGPAVKKILTRKGCIGGVGGGEQQQHQGPGERSPLSVHVAAEEAATPDGGRWNHRVGTRRPASPWLNPNRVVIVFAALSSMGTLILLYFTLSMVKLEQ; encoded by the exons ATGAGCGAAGTGAAGCATAGCGTTTCGTGCGACGGCTTCGTCGCCGTCGACGTCGACGAGCTCGCTCAACAACTCGTAGTCAACTCGAACGATTCCAGCTCTGGCAGCCCTCGACTCGGCCCC GCGGTTAAGAAGATCCTTACGAGAAAAGGCTGCATAGGCGGCGTAGGAGGAGGAGAGCAGCAGCAGCATCAAGGGCCCG GTGAGAGGTCGCCGCTATCTGTTCACGTAGCGGCGGAGGAGGCGGCGACACCGGATGGAGGGCGGTGGAACCACCGAGTCGGGACTCGGCGGCCCGCTTCGCCGTGGCTCAACCCCAACCGAGTGGTGATCGTCTTCGCCGCCCT ATCAAGCATGGGGACCTTAATCCTCTTATACTTTACACTCTCCATGGTGAAACTTGAGCAGTGA